A section of the Pseudomonas fluorescens genome encodes:
- the minC gene encoding septum site-determining protein MinC codes for MSQTESLDQDPVFQLKGSMLAITVLELARNDLDALDRQLAAKVALAPNFFNNAPLVLALDKLPAGQGAVDLPGLMRVCRQHGLRTLAIRASRIEDIAAAIAIELPVLPPSGARERVLDPVEGEVKKKPEKPPEPTIKPTRIITSPVRGGQQIYAQGGDLVVVAPVSPGAELLADGNIHVYGPMRGRALAGVKGDTKARIFCQQLSAELVSIAGQYKVSEDLRRDPLWGAGVQVSLSGDVLNIIRL; via the coding sequence ATGAGCCAAACTGAATCGCTAGACCAAGATCCCGTATTCCAGCTCAAAGGCAGCATGCTCGCCATTACTGTGCTGGAGCTGGCCCGTAACGACCTTGATGCCCTGGATCGCCAGCTCGCCGCCAAAGTCGCCCTGGCGCCGAATTTTTTCAACAACGCGCCGCTGGTGCTGGCCCTGGATAAATTGCCGGCTGGCCAGGGCGCGGTCGACCTGCCTGGGCTGATGCGTGTTTGCCGTCAACATGGTCTGCGCACCCTGGCCATTCGCGCCAGCCGTATCGAAGACATCGCAGCCGCCATCGCCATTGAACTGCCAGTATTGCCACCCTCCGGCGCCCGCGAGCGTGTGCTCGACCCGGTGGAAGGTGAAGTGAAGAAAAAACCGGAAAAACCGCCAGAGCCGACGATCAAGCCTACAAGGATCATCACCTCTCCCGTACGCGGTGGGCAGCAGATTTACGCCCAGGGCGGCGACCTGGTGGTAGTCGCCCCGGTCAGTCCCGGCGCGGAACTTCTCGCCGATGGCAACATCCATGTATACGGCCCAATGCGCGGTCGGGCACTGGCTGGGGTCAAGGGCGATACCAAGGCCCGGATCTTCTGCCAGCAATTGAGCGCTGAGCTGGTATCCATCGCCGGCCAGTACAAGGTTTCGGAAGATTTGCGCCGTGATCCGCTGTGGGGGGCCGGGGTACAAGTCAGCCTGTCGGGCGATGTGTTGAACATCATCCGTCTTTAA
- a CDS encoding urate hydroxylase PuuD: protein MEAHLLEWLNLSVRWVHMITGVAWIGASFYFVWLENNLNRVNPKNGLAGDLWAIHGGGIYHLEKYKLAPPTMPDNLHWFKWEAYFTWMSGVALLCVVFYLNPTLYLLAPGSSLSGTEGVLLGIGSLFAGWFIYSFLCDSALGKRPALLGFILFVLLIGAAYGFSKVFSGRGAYLHVGAIIGTIMVGNVFRIIMPAQRALVAAIAENRTPDPALPAKGLLRSRHNNYFTLPVLFIMISNHFPSTYGSQYNWLILAGIAVAAVLVRHYFNTRHDSQKYAWTLPVGALAMICLAYVTGPKPVASTPDVAKAPAAIEYQPLPETALGGGLKPAAPAAPAPAAEAAPAQASTDFGKVHSVIEQRCTVCHSAKPTSPLFSAAPAGVMFDTPAQIQQQAARIQAQAVASQIMPLGNITQMTQQERDLIGSWINQGARTN from the coding sequence GTGGAAGCACATCTGTTGGAATGGCTGAACCTTAGCGTGCGCTGGGTTCATATGATCACTGGCGTGGCCTGGATCGGTGCGTCTTTCTATTTCGTATGGCTGGAAAACAACCTTAACCGCGTCAACCCCAAAAACGGCCTGGCTGGCGATTTATGGGCGATCCACGGTGGCGGTATCTACCACCTGGAAAAATACAAACTGGCCCCGCCGACCATGCCGGACAACCTGCACTGGTTCAAATGGGAAGCCTATTTCACCTGGATGTCGGGCGTCGCGCTGCTCTGCGTGGTGTTCTACCTCAACCCGACGCTGTACCTGCTGGCCCCCGGCAGCAGCCTCAGTGGCACCGAAGGCGTATTGCTGGGCATTGGCTCACTGTTCGCCGGCTGGTTCATCTACTCCTTTCTCTGCGACTCGGCCCTGGGTAAACGCCCTGCCCTGCTCGGTTTCATCCTGTTCGTGCTGTTGATCGGCGCCGCCTATGGCTTCAGCAAGGTGTTCAGCGGTCGCGGTGCATACCTGCATGTGGGTGCGATCATCGGCACCATCATGGTCGGTAACGTGTTCCGCATCATCATGCCCGCCCAACGTGCGCTGGTGGCAGCGATTGCAGAAAACCGCACGCCGGATCCCGCACTGCCGGCCAAGGGCCTGTTGCGTTCGCGGCACAACAACTACTTCACTCTGCCGGTGCTGTTCATCATGATCAGCAACCATTTCCCGAGCACCTACGGCAGCCAGTACAACTGGTTGATCCTGGCCGGGATCGCAGTGGCGGCGGTGTTGGTGCGGCACTACTTCAACACCCGCCATGACAGCCAGAAATACGCCTGGACCCTGCCGGTCGGCGCCCTGGCGATGATCTGCCTGGCTTATGTCACTGGGCCGAAACCCGTGGCTAGCACACCGGACGTGGCCAAGGCACCTGCGGCCATCGAGTACCAGCCATTGCCAGAAACGGCCTTGGGTGGCGGCCTCAAGCCAGCAGCCCCCGCCGCGCCAGCACCGGCGGCAGAAGCGGCTCCGGCCCAGGCCTCGACTGACTTTGGCAAGGTCCATAGCGTGATTGAACAACGCTGCACGGTGTGCCATTCGGCCAAACCCACCAGCCCGCTGTTCAGTGCCGCGCCGGCCGGAGTGATGTTCGATACCCCGGCGCAGATCCAGCAGCAGGCAGCGCGCATCCAGGCACAGGCGGTTGCCAGCCAGATCATGCCGCTGGGCAACATTACCCAGATGACCCAGCAGGAACGGGACTTGATTGGCAGTTGGATCAATCAGGGGGCCCGCACCAATTAA
- a CDS encoding nucleobase:cation symporter-2 family protein: MSELAEPQIPAAPAMVRLPLLQLILVGLQHVLLMYGGAVAVPLIIGQAAGLSREEIAFLINADLLVAGIATMVQSFGIGPLGIRMPVMMGASFAAVGSMVAMAGMPGIGLQGIFGATIAAGFFGMVIAPFMSKVVRFFPPLVTGTVITAIGLSLFPVAVNWAGGGATAVQFGSPIYLAIAGLVLATILLINRFMRGFWVNISVLIGMALGYALCGLLGMVDLGGLEQAPWVQVVTPLHFGMPKFELAPILSMCLVVVIIFVESTGMFLALGKITGQEVTPKMLRRGLLCDAGASFFAGFFNTFTHSSFAQNIGLVQMTGVRCRSVTIMAGAFLIVLSLLPKAAFLVASIPPAVLGGAAIAMFGMVAATGIKILQEADIADRRNQLLVAVSIGMGLIPVVRPEFFAQLPLWMSPITHSGIAMATLSALSLNVLFNILGGSERPAVAHTH; encoded by the coding sequence ATGTCCGAGTTAGCCGAACCGCAGATTCCTGCCGCACCCGCCATGGTGCGGCTGCCCCTTTTGCAACTGATCCTGGTAGGCCTGCAACATGTACTGCTGATGTATGGCGGTGCAGTGGCCGTGCCGTTGATCATCGGACAAGCCGCGGGCTTGAGTCGTGAAGAAATCGCCTTTTTGATCAACGCCGACCTGCTGGTGGCGGGGATCGCCACCATGGTCCAGTCCTTCGGAATCGGCCCCCTGGGCATCCGGATGCCGGTGATGATGGGCGCCAGTTTCGCCGCCGTCGGCAGCATGGTCGCCATGGCGGGCATGCCGGGGATCGGCCTGCAAGGGATCTTTGGCGCGACCATCGCCGCCGGATTCTTTGGCATGGTCATCGCGCCATTCATGTCCAAGGTGGTGCGTTTCTTCCCACCGTTGGTGACCGGTACCGTGATCACGGCCATCGGTCTTTCGTTGTTTCCCGTGGCGGTGAACTGGGCTGGCGGCGGCGCCACTGCCGTGCAGTTCGGCTCGCCGATCTACCTGGCCATTGCTGGCCTGGTGCTCGCCACCATCTTGTTGATCAACCGTTTCATGCGCGGCTTCTGGGTCAATATCTCGGTACTGATCGGTATGGCCCTGGGCTACGCCTTATGCGGATTGCTCGGCATGGTCGACCTCGGCGGCCTGGAACAGGCGCCGTGGGTACAAGTGGTCACGCCGTTGCACTTTGGCATGCCCAAGTTCGAGCTGGCGCCGATCCTGTCGATGTGCCTGGTGGTGGTGATTATCTTTGTCGAGTCCACTGGCATGTTCCTCGCCCTGGGCAAGATCACCGGCCAGGAAGTCACCCCGAAAATGCTGCGCCGCGGCCTGTTGTGCGATGCCGGTGCGTCGTTCTTCGCCGGGTTCTTCAATACCTTCACCCACTCCTCTTTCGCCCAGAACATCGGCCTGGTGCAGATGACCGGTGTGCGCTGCCGCTCGGTGACGATCATGGCCGGGGCCTTCCTGATTGTCCTCAGCCTGCTGCCCAAGGCGGCGTTCCTGGTGGCCTCGATTCCTCCGGCGGTGCTGGGCGGCGCGGCGATCGCGATGTTCGGCATGGTGGCGGCGACCGGGATCAAGATCCTGCAGGAAGCCGACATCGCTGACCGTCGCAACCAGTTGCTGGTGGCGGTCAGCATCGGCATGGGCCTGATCCCGGTGGTACGCCCGGAGTTCTTCGCGCAACTGCCCCTGTGGATGAGCCCGATTACCCATAGCGGCATTGCCATGGCCACGCTCAGCGCGTTATCGCTGAACGTGCTGTTCAACATTCTGGGCGGTTCAGAACGCCCCGCAGTCGCCCATACGCATTGA
- a CDS encoding ureidoglycolate lyase, with the protein MRTLMIEPLTKEAFAPFGDVIETEGSDHFMINNGSTMRFHKLATVETATPEDHAIISIFRADAQDMPLTVCMLERHPLGSQAFIPLLGNPFLIVVAPVGDAPVSGLVRAFVTNGRQGINYHRGVWHHPVLTIEKRDDFLVVDRSGTGNNCDEHFFKEDERLILAPHQ; encoded by the coding sequence ATGCGCACACTGATGATCGAACCCTTGACCAAAGAAGCCTTTGCCCCTTTCGGAGACGTTATCGAAACCGAAGGCAGCGATCACTTCATGATCAACAACGGCTCGACCATGCGCTTTCATAAACTGGCGACGGTCGAGACCGCCACGCCAGAGGACCACGCCATCATCAGCATCTTCCGCGCCGATGCGCAGGACATGCCGCTGACCGTGTGCATGCTGGAAAGACACCCGCTGGGCAGCCAGGCCTTTATTCCGCTGCTCGGCAACCCCTTTCTGATCGTGGTCGCGCCCGTTGGCGATGCACCTGTATCAGGCTTGGTCCGCGCCTTCGTCACCAACGGCAGGCAGGGCATTAATTACCATCGCGGCGTCTGGCACCACCCGGTGCTGACGATCGAAAAGCGGGATGACTTCCTGGTGGTTGATCGCAGTGGCACAGGCAATAACTGCGATGAGCATTTTTTCAAAGAGGATGAGCGGTTGATCCTCGCCCCCCACCAATAA
- a CDS encoding lipid A biosynthesis lauroyl acyltransferase → MDRPRFRAVFFHPRFWLLWLGLGLLWLITQLPYRVLLGIGRVLGAFMYRVAGERRRIAARNLELCFPQMPVQERKHLLKENFASTGIAFFEMAMSWWWSKPRLARLAHVEGLEHLKQAQLEGKGVILMALHFTTLEIGAALLGQKHTIDGMYRQHGNPLFDFIQRRGRERHNLDSLAVEREDVRGMLKLLRAGRAIWYAPDQDYGAKQSIFVPLFGIQAATVTATSKFARLGKALVVPFTQERLADGSGYRMVIHPPLSDFPGESDEADCLRINQWVETAVRQCPEQYLWAHRRFKSRPPGEPKLYEKRR, encoded by the coding sequence ATGGATCGCCCGCGTTTTCGAGCTGTATTTTTTCACCCGCGCTTCTGGCTGCTATGGCTGGGGCTCGGCCTGCTGTGGCTGATCACCCAGTTGCCATACCGGGTGCTACTGGGCATTGGCCGTGTATTGGGTGCGTTTATGTACCGCGTGGCCGGTGAACGTCGGCGCATTGCTGCGCGAAACCTGGAGCTGTGCTTCCCGCAAATGCCTGTCCAGGAGCGTAAACATTTGCTCAAGGAAAACTTCGCGTCCACGGGCATCGCCTTCTTTGAAATGGCCATGAGTTGGTGGTGGTCCAAGCCGCGTCTGGCACGCCTGGCCCATGTCGAAGGGCTGGAACACCTCAAGCAGGCGCAACTGGAAGGCAAGGGCGTGATCCTCATGGCCCTGCATTTCACCACCCTGGAGATCGGCGCGGCCTTGCTGGGGCAGAAGCACACCATCGACGGCATGTACCGCCAGCATGGCAATCCGTTGTTCGATTTTATCCAGCGTCGTGGTCGCGAGCGGCACAACCTCGATTCCCTGGCGGTAGAGCGTGAAGACGTACGCGGCATGCTCAAACTGCTGCGCGCCGGCCGGGCGATCTGGTACGCGCCGGACCAGGACTACGGCGCCAAGCAAAGCATTTTTGTGCCGTTGTTCGGCATCCAGGCCGCCACCGTCACGGCGACCAGCAAATTCGCGCGCCTGGGCAAGGCGTTGGTGGTGCCGTTTACCCAGGAGCGCCTGGCCGATGGCAGTGGCTACCGTATGGTGATTCACCCGCCGTTGAGCGACTTCCCCGGTGAATCCGATGAAGCCGACTGCCTGCGCATCAACCAATGGGTCGAAACCGCGGTACGCCAGTGCCCTGAGCAATACCTGTGGGCTCATCGCCGCTTCAAGAGCCGGCCACCAGGCGAACCCAAACTGTACGAAAAGCGCCGCTGA
- a CDS encoding RluA family pseudouridine synthase — MPLSNIHILHQDDAVLVVNKPTLLLSVPGRADDNKDCLITRLQENGYPEARIVHRLDWETSGIILLARDADTHRELSRQFHDRETEKAYTALCWGQPQLDSGSIDLPLRYDPPTKPRHVVDHEFGKHALTFWKVLERCGDWCRVELTPITGRSHQLRVHMLSIGHPLLGDGLYAHEQALAAWPRLCLHASMLSFTHPQSGERLRFECPAPF; from the coding sequence ATGCCGCTGTCCAATATCCATATCCTTCACCAGGACGACGCCGTCCTGGTGGTGAACAAGCCTACCCTGCTGCTGTCGGTGCCAGGTCGCGCCGACGACAACAAGGACTGCCTGATCACCCGCCTGCAGGAAAACGGTTATCCCGAAGCCCGTATCGTCCATCGACTGGACTGGGAAACCTCGGGGATCATCCTGCTGGCCAGGGATGCCGACACTCATCGCGAACTGTCTCGCCAGTTTCACGACCGCGAAACCGAAAAAGCCTACACCGCCTTGTGCTGGGGCCAGCCACAACTGGACAGCGGCAGCATCGACCTGCCGCTGCGCTATGACCCGCCGACCAAGCCCCGGCACGTGGTAGACCACGAGTTCGGCAAACACGCCCTGACGTTCTGGAAGGTACTGGAGCGTTGCGGGGATTGGTGCCGGGTCGAACTGACGCCGATTACCGGGCGTTCGCACCAACTGCGGGTACATATGCTGTCCATCGGCCATCCGCTCCTCGGTGATGGCTTGTATGCCCACGAACAGGCCCTGGCCGCCTGGCCACGCCTGTGCCTGCACGCGAGCATGCTGAGCTTTACCCACCCGCAAAGCGGTGAGCGATTGCGGTTCGAGTGCCCTGCGCCGTTCTAG
- a CDS encoding M18 family aminopeptidase — protein MREALNQGLIDFLKASPTPFHATAALAQRLEAAGFQRLDERETWAIEANGRYYVTRNDSSIIAFKMGRQSPLHDGIRLVGAHTDSPCLRVKPQPELQRQGFWQLGVEVYGGALLAPWFDRDLSLAGRVTFRRDGKVESQLIDFKLPIAIIPNLAIHLNREANQGWAINAQTELPPILAQFAGDERVDFRAVLTDQLAREHGLNADVVLDYELSFYDTQGAAVIGLHGDFIAGARLDNLLSCYAGLQALLTSETDETCVLVCTDHEEVGSCSACGADGPMLEQTLRRLLPEGDEFVRAIQKSLLVSADNAHGIHPNYADKHDANHGPKLNAGPVIKVNSNQRYATNSETAGFFRHLCMAEEVPVQSFVVRSDMGCGSTIGPITASHLGVRTVDIGLPTFAMHSIRELCGSHDLAHLVKVLSAFYASRDLP, from the coding sequence ATGCGCGAAGCGTTGAATCAAGGCCTGATCGACTTCCTCAAGGCCTCTCCCACCCCTTTTCATGCCACTGCCGCCCTGGCCCAGCGCCTGGAAGCTGCCGGTTTCCAGCGCCTCGACGAGCGCGAGACCTGGGCCATCGAGGCCAATGGTCGCTACTACGTGACCCGCAACGACTCCTCCATCATCGCGTTCAAGATGGGCCGCCAATCGCCCCTGCACGACGGCATCCGCCTGGTCGGCGCCCACACCGACAGCCCGTGCCTGCGGGTCAAGCCGCAACCTGAGCTGCAGCGTCAGGGCTTCTGGCAACTGGGCGTGGAAGTCTACGGCGGCGCGCTGCTGGCGCCATGGTTCGACCGTGACCTGTCCCTGGCCGGCCGCGTGACGTTCCGACGTGACGGCAAGGTCGAAAGCCAGTTGATCGACTTCAAGCTGCCGATCGCCATCATCCCCAACCTGGCCATCCACCTGAACCGTGAAGCCAACCAGGGCTGGGCAATCAATGCCCAGACCGAGCTGCCGCCGATCCTCGCCCAGTTTGCCGGTGATGAGCGCGTGGACTTTCGCGCCGTACTCACCGACCAACTGGCCCGCGAACATGGGTTGAACGCTGATGTGGTGCTCGACTACGAGCTGAGCTTCTACGATACCCAAGGCGCGGCGGTGATCGGCCTGCATGGCGACTTTATCGCCGGCGCCCGCCTGGACAACCTGCTGTCGTGCTACGCCGGCCTGCAGGCCCTGCTCACCAGCGAGACCGACGAAACCTGCGTGCTGGTGTGTACCGACCACGAAGAAGTCGGCTCCTGCTCGGCCTGCGGTGCCGACGGGCCGATGCTGGAACAGACCCTGCGTCGCCTGCTGCCTGAAGGTGATGAGTTTGTACGCGCGATTCAGAAGTCGCTGCTGGTATCCGCCGACAACGCCCATGGCATCCACCCCAACTATGCCGACAAGCACGACGCCAACCACGGCCCGAAACTCAATGCCGGCCCGGTGATCAAGGTCAACAGCAACCAGCGCTACGCCACCAACAGCGAAACCGCCGGGTTCTTCCGCCACCTGTGCATGGCCGAAGAAGTGCCCGTGCAGAGTTTCGTGGTGCGCAGCGACATGGGCTGTGGCTCGACCATCGGCCCGATCACCGCCAGCCACCTGGGCGTGCGCACCGTGGATATCGGCCTGCCGACATTTGCCATGCACTCGATCCGCGAGCTGTGCGGCAGCCACGACCTGGCGCACCTGGTGAAGGTGTTGAGCGCGTTCTATGCGAGTCGTGACTTGCCCTGA
- the minD gene encoding septum site-determining protein MinD, which yields MAKILVVTSGKGGVGKTTTSAAIGTGLALRGHKTVIVDFDVGLRNLDLIMGCERRVVYDFVNVVNGEANLQQALIKDKRLENLYVLAASQTRDKDALTKEGVGKVLAELKETFEYVVCDSPAGIETGAHLAMYFADEAIVVTNPEVSSVRDSDRMLGLLASKSKRAEENQDPIKEHLLLTRYNPERVSNGEMLGVEDVKEILAVTLLGVIPESQAVLKASNQGVPVILDDQSDAGQAYSDAVDRLLGKTVEHRFLDVKKKGFFERIFGGN from the coding sequence TTGGCCAAGATTCTCGTGGTTACATCCGGCAAGGGTGGTGTGGGTAAGACCACCACCAGCGCCGCTATCGGTACCGGCCTCGCTCTGCGCGGCCACAAGACAGTCATCGTCGACTTCGACGTCGGCTTGCGTAACCTCGACCTGATCATGGGCTGTGAACGCCGCGTGGTGTACGACTTCGTCAACGTGGTCAACGGCGAAGCCAACCTGCAGCAGGCCCTGATCAAGGACAAGCGCCTTGAGAACCTGTATGTACTGGCCGCCAGCCAGACCCGCGACAAAGACGCGCTGACCAAGGAAGGCGTGGGCAAAGTTCTGGCCGAGTTGAAAGAAACCTTCGAATACGTGGTCTGCGATTCCCCGGCGGGTATCGAGACCGGTGCTCACCTGGCGATGTATTTCGCCGATGAAGCCATCGTCGTGACCAACCCGGAAGTGTCCTCGGTACGTGACTCGGACCGCATGCTCGGCCTGTTGGCCAGCAAGTCCAAGCGCGCCGAAGAAAATCAGGACCCGATCAAGGAGCACCTGCTGCTCACCCGCTACAACCCTGAGCGCGTCAGCAATGGCGAAATGCTCGGTGTTGAAGACGTCAAGGAAATCCTCGCGGTGACCCTGCTGGGCGTGATCCCGGAATCCCAGGCCGTGCTCAAGGCTTCCAACCAGGGCGTACCGGTGATTCTTGACGACCAGAGCGACGCCGGCCAGGCATACAGCGATGCTGTCGATCGCCTGCTGGGCAAGACCGTGGAACATCGCTTCCTCGATGTAAAGAAGAAGGGATTCTTCGAGCGTATCTTTGGAGGCAACTAA
- a CDS encoding patatin-like phospholipase family protein — protein sequence MRPTEPVTGLILSGGGARAAYQVGVLAAIAELLPPGAANPFPVIVGTSAGAINAVSLASGAMDFRAAIARLTAFWQGFRSHLVLRSDWPGVIHQASRFLTRSLLGLGSPVPVALLDSSPLRALLQDKLHFEGINEAIGNKHLHAVAVTAFGYESGQAVTFYQGGGTIDAWLRHRRIGVPTQLTVEHLLASSAIPLLFAPVKLDQEYFGDGAVRQSAPISPALHLGASRVLVVGVSGNPRSIDPSAPQQRTYTGQEPTLAQIGGHMLNSTFIDSLESDIELLERLNQFSHLQPADSAARGLAPVEVLVIAPSQPIDEIAARHRQELPAALRLFLRGPGATKTSGAGVLSYLLFEAGYCSELIELGRRDALAKREELSRFLGIAPI from the coding sequence ATGCGTCCAACTGAACCGGTCACAGGCTTGATTCTTTCTGGCGGCGGGGCGCGTGCGGCCTATCAGGTCGGGGTACTGGCGGCGATTGCCGAACTGTTGCCGCCGGGGGCAGCCAATCCCTTCCCGGTGATTGTCGGTACGTCGGCCGGGGCGATCAACGCGGTGAGCCTGGCCAGTGGCGCCATGGACTTTCGCGCGGCAATCGCGCGCCTCACTGCATTCTGGCAGGGCTTTCGCAGCCACTTGGTGCTGCGCAGCGATTGGCCTGGGGTGATTCACCAGGCCAGCCGCTTTCTGACCCGAAGCCTGCTGGGCCTGGGCTCACCCGTGCCGGTGGCGTTGCTCGACAGCTCGCCGCTGCGGGCGTTGCTGCAAGACAAACTGCACTTTGAAGGCATCAATGAGGCAATCGGCAACAAACACCTGCACGCCGTAGCCGTGACGGCGTTCGGCTATGAGTCAGGGCAGGCGGTGACGTTCTATCAGGGCGGCGGCACCATCGATGCCTGGCTGCGCCACCGGCGCATTGGCGTGCCCACGCAGTTGACGGTGGAGCATCTGCTGGCCAGTTCGGCGATTCCATTGCTGTTTGCGCCGGTCAAACTTGATCAGGAATATTTTGGCGATGGGGCTGTCCGGCAATCGGCGCCTATCAGCCCGGCATTGCACCTGGGGGCCAGTCGGGTGCTGGTAGTGGGGGTCAGCGGTAACCCGCGCTCCATCGACCCATCGGCGCCCCAGCAACGCACCTATACCGGCCAGGAGCCGACCCTGGCGCAGATTGGTGGGCATATGCTCAACAGCACGTTCATTGACAGCCTTGAGAGTGATATCGAGTTGCTGGAGCGCCTCAACCAGTTCAGCCATCTGCAGCCGGCCGACAGTGCCGCGCGCGGGCTTGCCCCCGTAGAGGTACTGGTGATTGCCCCCAGCCAGCCCATCGATGAGATCGCGGCCCGCCATCGTCAGGAACTGCCGGCGGCCTTGCGCTTGTTTTTGCGTGGGCCAGGAGCGACCAAGACCAGCGGGGCCGGGGTGCTCAGTTATCTGTTGTTCGAGGCGGGGTATTGCAGCGAGCTGATCGAGTTGGGCCGGCGCGATGCGCTGGCCAAGCGTGAGGAGTTATCACGCTTCCTAGGAATTGCGCCGATCTAA
- a CDS encoding outer membrane protein OmpK: protein MKRTVNSLMLAGSLLAGGQAMAGDLLQWQNNSLTYLWGKDFKVNPQVQQTVTFEHADAWKYGDNFFFLDRIFYNGKEDGNAGPNTYYGEFSPRLSFGKIFDKDLSFGPIKDVLLAFTYEFGEGDNESYLLGPGFDLNIPGFDYFQLNFYQRQTEGNRPGDGVWQITPVWSYTIPVGNSDVLIDGFMDWVVDNDKNARGTYHANLHFNPQVKYDLGKAMNWGAKQLYVGFEYDYWKNKYGIQDSGAFETNQDTASLLVKYHF, encoded by the coding sequence ATGAAACGTACCGTGAACAGCCTGATGTTGGCCGGATCCCTGCTGGCCGGGGGCCAGGCAATGGCGGGTGACCTGCTGCAGTGGCAGAACAACAGCCTGACTTACCTGTGGGGCAAGGACTTCAAGGTCAACCCGCAAGTCCAGCAAACCGTCACCTTTGAACATGCCGATGCATGGAAGTACGGCGACAACTTCTTCTTCCTCGACCGTATCTTTTACAACGGCAAGGAAGACGGCAACGCCGGCCCCAATACTTACTACGGCGAGTTCAGCCCACGGTTGTCGTTTGGCAAGATCTTCGATAAAGACTTGTCCTTCGGCCCGATCAAAGATGTATTGCTGGCGTTCACCTACGAGTTCGGCGAAGGCGACAATGAGTCCTACCTGCTAGGCCCGGGATTCGACCTGAATATCCCCGGCTTCGACTACTTCCAGTTGAACTTCTACCAGCGTCAGACCGAAGGCAATCGCCCCGGTGACGGCGTATGGCAAATCACCCCGGTATGGTCGTACACCATTCCCGTGGGCAACTCCGACGTGCTGATCGACGGCTTCATGGACTGGGTGGTGGATAACGACAAGAACGCCCGTGGCACTTACCACGCCAACCTGCACTTCAACCCGCAGGTCAAATATGACTTGGGCAAGGCCATGAACTGGGGCGCCAAGCAGTTGTATGTGGGTTTTGAATACGACTACTGGAAGAACAAGTACGGGATCCAGGACAGCGGTGCATTCGAGACCAACCAGGACACCGCCAGCCTGTTGGTCAAGTACCACTTCTAA
- the minE gene encoding cell division topological specificity factor MinE — MKFLDFFRANKKPSTASVAKERLQIIVAHERGQRSTPDYLPALQKELVEVIRKYVNIGNDDVHVALENDGSCSILELNITLPDR; from the coding sequence ATGAAATTTCTCGACTTCTTTCGCGCCAACAAAAAGCCAAGCACCGCGTCGGTCGCGAAAGAGCGTCTACAGATCATCGTGGCGCACGAACGCGGCCAACGCAGTACCCCGGACTACCTGCCAGCCTTGCAGAAGGAACTGGTAGAGGTGATCCGCAAGTACGTCAATATCGGCAACGATGACGTGCATGTCGCTCTGGAAAACGACGGCAGCTGCTCGATTCTGGAACTCAATATCACCCTGCCTGATCGTTGA